From Brassica oleracea var. oleracea cultivar TO1000 chromosome C3, BOL, whole genome shotgun sequence, a single genomic window includes:
- the LOC106331498 gene encoding 50S ribosomal protein L5, chloroplastic, giving the protein MACPSLLQSSASSFHGRFPSLAVPSSARVSLRKVVKVSASGTVLVEKSEAEKVQRLKTAYLERIIPALKEEFKYINIHQVPKVQKIVVNCGIGDAAQNDKGLEAAMKDIALITGQKPVKTRARASIATFKIREDQPLGIAVTLRGDVMYSFLDRLINLALPRTRDFQGVSPSSFDGNGNYSIGVKDQSVFPEIRFDAIGKARGMDVCISTTAKTDQEGQKLLALMGMPFREGSSANTGAPVRKKKLKSHHFDAKGKGKGKR; this is encoded by the exons ATGGCCTGTCCTTCGCTTCTGCAGTCTTCTGCTTCTTCGTTTCACGGCCGTTTCCCATCTCTAGCGGTTCCTTCCTCCGCACGGGTATCTCTCAGAAAAGTGGTGAAAGTCTCGGCCTCCGGAACAGTGCTGGTGGAGAAATCTGAGGCGGAGAAAGTCCAGCGTCTCAAAACCGCGTACCTGGAGAGAATCATCCCCGCGCTCAAAGAAGAGTTCAAGTACATCAATATTCACCAG GTTCCAAAGGTTCAGAAGATTGTAGTGAATTGTGGTATAGGAGATGCAGCGCAGAACGACAAAGGTTTGGAGGCTGCAATGAAAGATATAGCTCTTATTACAGGGCAGAAGCCTGTCAAGACAAGAGCTAGAGCTTCCATTGCCACTTTCAAGATTCGAGAAGATCAACCTCTTGGCATTGCCGTCACTCTCAGAGGAGAC GTGATGTACTCGTTCCTGGATCGTCTGATCAATTTAGCACTTCCAAGAACACGAGATTTCCAAGGTGTGAGTCCCAGTAGCTTCGATGGCAACGGTAACTACAGCATTGGTGTCAAAGACCAAAGTGTTTTCCCTGAAATCAG ATTTGATGCGATTGGGAAGGCAAGAGGAATGGATGTATGCATCAGCACAACGGCTAAAACAGATCAAGAAGGACAGAAGCTATTGGCTCTGATGGGAATGCCTTTCAGGGAAGGAAGCAGTGCCAACACAGGGGCTCCAGTGAGGAAGAAGAAACTTAAGTCTCATCATTTTGATGCTAAAGGCAAAGGCAAGGGAAAGAGATGA
- the LOC106331556 gene encoding CAAX prenyl protease 1 homolog — MAIPYMETVVGFMVVMYVFETYLDLRQHTALKLPTLPKTLVGVISQDKFEKSRAYSLDKSHFHFVHEFVTILMDSAILFFGILPWFWKISGAFLPMVGLDPENEILHTLSFLAGVMTWSQITDLPFSLYSTFVIESRHGFNKQTIWMFIRDMIKGILLSVILAPPIVAAIIVIVQKGGPYLAIYLWAFMFILSLVMMTIYPVLIAPLFNKFTPLPDGDLREKIEKLASSLKFPLKKLFVVDGSTRSSHSNAYMYGFFKNKRIVLYDTLIQQCQNENEIVAVIAHELGHWKLNHTTYSFIAVQILAFLQFGGYTLVRNSTDLFRSFGFDTQPVLIGLIIFQHTVIPLQHLVSFGLNLVSRAFEFQADAFAVNLGYAKDLRPALVKLQEENLSAMNTDPLYSAYHYSHPPLVERLRAIDGQDKKTD, encoded by the exons ATGGCGATTCCTTACATGGAAACCGTCGTGG GTTTTATGGTAGTGATGTACGTTTTTGAGACGTATTTGGATCTGAGGCAACACACTGCTCTCAAGCTCCCAACTCTCCCTAAAACCTTGGTTGGAGTCATTAGCCAAGACAAGTTTGAGAAATCTCGTGCATACAGTCTTGACAAAAG CCATTTTCACTTTGTTCATGAGTTTGTGACTATCCTTATGGACTCTGCCATTTTGTTCTTCGGGATCTTGCCTTGGTTCTGGAAG ATATCTGGAGCCTTTCTACCAATGGTGGGACTGGATCCAGAGAATGAAATCCTGCACACTCTTTCATTCTTGGCTGGTGTTATGACATGGTCACAG ATCACTGATTTGCCATTTTCTTTGTACTCAACTTTCGTGATTGAGTCTCGGCATGGGTTCAACAAA CAAACAATATGGATGTTCATTAGGGACATGATCAAAGGAATACTTCTCTCTGTCATACTTGCCCCTCCTATCGTTGCCGCAATAATTGTTATAGTTCAG AAAGGAGGTCCTTACCTTGCCATCTATCTGTGGGCATTCATGTTTATCCTGTCTCTAGTGATGATGACTATATACCCTGTTTTGATTGCACCTCTTTTCAACAAGTTCACTCCT CTTCCAGATGGAGACCTCCGGGAGAAGATTGAGAAACTTGCTTCTTCTCTAAAGTTTCCTCTGAAGAAGCTGTTTGTTGTCGATGGATCTACAAGGTCAAGCCATAGTAAT GCTTACATGTATGGTTTCTTCAAGAACAAAAGGATTGTTCTTTATGACACATTGATTCAGCAG TGCCAGAATGAGAATGAAATTGTGGCGGTTATTGCACACGAGCTGGGACACTGGAAGCTGAATCACACTACATACTCGTTCATTGCTGTTCAA ATCCTTGCTTTCTTGCAATTTGGAGGATACACTCTTGTCAGAAACTCCACTGATCTCTTCAGGAGTTTTGGATTTGATACACAACCAGTTCTCATTGGTTTGATCATATTTCAG CACACTGTAATACCACTTCAACACCTAGTAAGCTTTGGCCTCAACCTTGTTAGTCGAGCGTTTGAGTTTCAG GCTGATGCTTTTGCAGTGAATCTTGGGTATGCAAAGGATCTACGTCCTGCCCTAGTGAAGCTACAG GAAGAGAACTTATCAGCGATGAACACTGACCCATTGTACTCAGCTTATCACTACTCACACCCTCCTCTTGTAGAGAGGCTTCGAGCCATTGATGGACAAGACAAGAAGACAGATTAA